One window from the genome of Lysobacter helvus encodes:
- a CDS encoding thiazole synthase, protein MSDPTVLAADDSLVVAGRRYRSRLLTGTGKFRDFEETRLATEAAGAEIVTVAIRRTNLGQSPGEPNLLDVLPPDRYTILPNTAGCYTADDAVRTCRLARELLDGHKLVKLEVLGDQRTLYPDVVQTLVAAERLVADGFDVMVYTSDDPILARRLEEIGCVAVMPLAAPIGSGLGIQNKYNLLEIIENAKVPVLVDAGVGTASDAAIAMELGCDGVLMNTAIAGAKHPILMAHAMKLAVEAGRAAFLAGRIPRKRFASASSPVDGLVG, encoded by the coding sequence ATGTCTGATCCCACCGTCCTCGCGGCCGACGACAGCCTGGTCGTCGCGGGCCGCCGTTATCGTTCACGCCTGCTCACCGGCACCGGCAAGTTCCGGGATTTCGAAGAAACCCGCCTGGCCACCGAAGCCGCGGGCGCCGAAATCGTCACCGTCGCGATCCGCCGCACCAACCTGGGCCAGTCGCCCGGCGAGCCGAACCTGCTCGACGTGCTGCCGCCCGACCGCTACACGATCCTGCCCAACACCGCCGGCTGCTACACCGCCGACGATGCGGTGCGCACGTGTCGCCTGGCGCGCGAACTGCTCGACGGCCACAAGCTCGTCAAGCTCGAAGTGCTCGGCGACCAGCGCACCTTGTATCCCGACGTCGTGCAGACGCTCGTCGCCGCCGAGCGCCTCGTCGCCGACGGCTTCGACGTCATGGTCTACACCTCCGACGATCCGATCCTCGCGCGCCGCCTGGAAGAAATCGGCTGCGTCGCGGTGATGCCGCTCGCCGCGCCGATCGGTTCGGGCCTGGGCATCCAGAACAAGTACAACCTGCTCGAGATCATCGAGAACGCGAAGGTGCCGGTGCTCGTCGATGCCGGCGTCGGCACCGCGTCCGATGCCGCGATCGCGATGGAACTGGGCTGCGACGGCGTGCTGATGAACACCGCGATCGCCGGCGCGAAGCATCCGATCCTGATGGCGCATGCGATGAAGCTGGCGGTCGAAGCCGGCCGCGCCGCGTTCCTCGCCGGGCGCATCCCGCGCAAGCGTTTCGCGTCCGCCTCGAGCCCCGTGGACGGCCTGGTCGGGTGA
- the thiS gene encoding sulfur carrier protein ThiS — protein MEIRLNGEPRSLDPGASIADLLVLEGLAERRVAVEVNGDIVPRGKHAAHALAEGDHVEVVHALGGG, from the coding sequence ATGGAAATCCGATTGAACGGCGAGCCCCGCTCGCTCGACCCCGGCGCCTCGATCGCCGACCTGCTCGTCCTCGAAGGCCTCGCCGAGCGCCGCGTCGCCGTGGAGGTCAACGGCGACATCGTGCCGCGCGGCAAGCACGCAGCGCATGCGCTGGCCGAGGGAGATCACGTGGAAGTGGTGCACGCGCTGGGTGGCGGCTGA
- a CDS encoding autotransporter domain-containing protein has translation MKSNHRAMRPVRSLLAAALAIAALPAAAQTYTQTVNFGDSLSDSGWFRPALIQAAGPNGAILGRFSTNPTQVWTEYLADYYGGNAGAANQGGLNFSVGGARTGTNSAGALGPIPGINTQIATYLQRTGGVADPHALYTVWGGANDLFAIAGGAPANTVLPAAVASQIGNVATLQGAGARYIMVPTVPDLGLTPSFRAQGPVAQATATGLTTTYNNALFSGLAAQGLRVIPLDTFHLLQEIVGNPGAYGISNVTGTACQPQITANSLTCNPGTYVTPDAPNSYAFADGVHPSGAAHRILGEYAISVLEAPRDIAILPYSESVVGKARANIVASHLPAKPSEDGMRWWGNLRGDSQRFNGDVNYTGGGPTGTFGVDWTSGTLVYGAFAGWGKQDFDFGGNRGDFKQEDATLGGFLAWYSGDVWVNAQGSWTNLNYDVQRDVHLGPAVRSYSGSPAGDNWAFGANAGWDFHAGKLTHGPVIGVLWQKISVDGYSENGTDSTALSFADQDFDSTIATAGWQASYAIKDTVVPYGRLSWEHEFEDAPEQAFARLNSMPGLPDYGVPGLNLDDDYGTVAVGVRTQFYGLDADIGATANVAQEGGNLATVFVTVGAKF, from the coding sequence ATGAAGTCCAACCACCGGGCCATGCGGCCCGTCCGCAGCCTGCTTGCCGCCGCCCTCGCGATCGCAGCGCTGCCGGCCGCCGCGCAGACCTATACGCAGACCGTGAACTTCGGCGACAGCCTCAGCGACTCGGGCTGGTTCCGCCCCGCGCTGATCCAGGCGGCGGGCCCGAACGGCGCCATCCTCGGTCGCTTCAGCACCAACCCCACGCAGGTGTGGACCGAATACCTCGCCGACTACTACGGCGGCAACGCCGGCGCCGCCAACCAGGGCGGCCTCAACTTCTCCGTCGGCGGCGCGCGCACCGGCACCAATTCCGCCGGCGCGCTCGGCCCGATCCCGGGCATCAACACGCAGATCGCCACGTACCTGCAGCGCACCGGCGGCGTCGCCGATCCGCATGCGCTGTACACGGTGTGGGGCGGCGCGAACGATCTGTTCGCCATCGCCGGCGGCGCACCCGCCAATACCGTGCTGCCTGCGGCGGTCGCCTCGCAGATCGGCAACGTCGCCACGCTGCAGGGCGCCGGCGCGCGCTACATCATGGTGCCCACCGTGCCGGACCTCGGCCTCACGCCGTCGTTCCGCGCGCAGGGTCCGGTGGCGCAGGCCACCGCGACGGGCCTGACCACCACGTACAACAACGCGCTGTTCTCGGGCCTCGCCGCGCAGGGCCTGCGCGTGATCCCGCTCGACACGTTCCACCTGTTGCAGGAAATCGTCGGCAACCCGGGCGCGTACGGCATCTCGAACGTCACCGGCACCGCGTGCCAGCCGCAGATCACCGCCAACTCGCTCACCTGCAACCCGGGCACGTACGTCACGCCGGATGCGCCCAACAGCTACGCGTTCGCCGATGGCGTGCATCCCTCGGGCGCCGCGCATCGCATCCTCGGCGAGTACGCGATCTCGGTGCTCGAAGCGCCGCGCGACATCGCGATCCTCCCGTACTCCGAATCGGTGGTCGGCAAGGCGCGCGCCAACATCGTGGCGTCGCATCTCCCGGCCAAGCCGAGCGAAGACGGCATGCGCTGGTGGGGCAACCTGCGCGGCGACAGCCAGCGCTTCAACGGCGACGTCAACTACACCGGCGGCGGCCCGACGGGCACGTTCGGCGTCGACTGGACCAGCGGCACGCTCGTGTACGGCGCGTTCGCCGGCTGGGGCAAGCAGGACTTCGACTTCGGCGGCAACCGCGGCGACTTCAAGCAGGAAGACGCCACGCTCGGCGGGTTCCTCGCGTGGTACAGCGGCGACGTGTGGGTCAACGCGCAGGGCAGCTGGACCAATTTGAATTACGACGTGCAGCGCGACGTGCACCTCGGCCCGGCGGTGCGCAGCTATTCCGGTTCGCCGGCCGGCGACAACTGGGCCTTCGGCGCCAACGCCGGCTGGGATTTCCACGCAGGCAAGCTCACGCACGGCCCGGTCATCGGCGTGCTGTGGCAGAAGATCAGCGTCGATGGCTATTCGGAGAACGGCACCGATTCCACCGCGCTGTCGTTCGCCGACCAGGACTTCGATTCCACGATCGCCACCGCGGGCTGGCAGGCGAGCTACGCGATCAAGGACACCGTGGTGCCCTACGGTCGACTGTCGTGGGAACACGAGTTCGAAGACGCGCCGGAACAGGCGTTCGCACGCCTCAACTCCATGCCGGGCCTGCCGGACTACGGCGTGCCGGGCCTGAACCTCGACGACGACTACGGCACCGTGGCCGTCGGCGTGCGCACGCAGTTCTACGGCCTGGACGCCGACATCGGCGCCACCGCCAACGTGGCGCAGGAAGGCGGCAACCTCGCGACGGTGTTCGTCACGGTGGGCGCGAAGTTCTGA
- the metF gene encoding methylenetetrahydrofolate reductase [NAD(P)H] — protein MALRVPISFEFYPPKTDEQRVQLDRTAARLKAHDPEYVSCTFGAGGSTLSYTPETIQRLREHHGLPSAPHVSCMGGTREELRQLLKLYRALDCKRIVALRGDLPSGMARMGDFRYASELVEFIRTEHDGWFHIDVGCYPEMHPQADDAFADLRHFKAKADAGADGAITQYFYNADAYFRFVDDVRRMGVTLPIVPGIMPISNFSQLRRFSDACGAEIPRWITKRMLAYGDDAESIRSFAAEFVADMCSRLVHGGAPALHFYTLNLSKPTLNVIEHLT, from the coding sequence ATGGCCCTGCGCGTCCCGATCTCCTTCGAGTTCTACCCGCCCAAGACCGATGAACAACGCGTGCAACTGGACCGCACCGCGGCCCGGTTGAAGGCGCACGACCCGGAATACGTGTCGTGCACGTTCGGCGCCGGCGGCTCCACGCTGTCCTACACGCCCGAAACCATCCAGCGCCTGCGCGAACACCACGGCCTCCCGTCCGCGCCGCACGTCTCGTGCATGGGCGGCACGCGCGAAGAATTGCGCCAGTTGCTCAAGCTGTATCGCGCGCTCGACTGCAAGCGCATCGTCGCGTTGCGCGGCGACCTGCCCTCGGGCATGGCGCGCATGGGCGACTTCCGCTACGCCTCCGAACTCGTCGAGTTCATCCGCACCGAACACGATGGCTGGTTCCACATCGACGTGGGCTGCTATCCGGAAATGCATCCGCAGGCCGACGATGCGTTCGCCGACCTGCGCCACTTCAAGGCCAAGGCGGACGCGGGCGCCGACGGCGCGATCACGCAGTACTTCTATAACGCCGATGCGTACTTCCGCTTCGTCGACGACGTGCGCCGCATGGGCGTCACGCTGCCGATCGTGCCGGGCATCATGCCCATCTCCAACTTCAGCCAGCTGCGCCGCTTCTCCGACGCCTGCGGCGCGGAAATCCCGCGCTGGATCACCAAGCGCATGCTGGCCTACGGCGACGATGCCGAGAGCATCCGGTCCTTCGCCGCAGAGTTCGTCGCCGACATGTGTTCACGCCTCGTCCACGGCGGCGCGCCGGCGTTGCACTTCTACACATTGAACCTGTCGAAACCGACTCTGAACGTCATCGAACATCTGACCTGA
- the rimK gene encoding 30S ribosomal protein S6--L-glutamate ligase codes for MKLAILSRNGKLYSTRRLVEAARERGHSVRVLDPLRCYMRIASDGFAMHHQGRPLTGYHAVIPRIGASVTRYGTAVLRQFELMGTFTPNPSDSILKARDKLRCHQLLAAQGLGLPATVFGDNPDDTSDLLAMLGPTPHVIKLNEGTQGAGVMLTEKLSASRSVIEALRGLYANFLVQEFVAEAKGADLRCFVVGGKVVATMKRQAPKGDFRSNLHRGGTAKAVTATAAEEDTAIRAAKLLGLGVAGVDLIRSQRGPLILEVNASPGLEGIEAASGVDIAGSIIECVAIGGKKPTTHAGRGLLRQA; via the coding sequence ATGAAGCTCGCGATCCTCTCGCGCAACGGCAAGCTCTACTCGACGCGCCGCCTCGTCGAGGCCGCGCGCGAGCGTGGCCACAGCGTGCGCGTCCTCGATCCCCTGCGCTGCTACATGCGCATCGCCTCCGACGGCTTCGCGATGCACCACCAGGGGCGGCCGCTCACCGGCTACCACGCGGTGATCCCGCGCATCGGCGCCTCGGTCACGCGCTACGGCACGGCGGTGCTGCGGCAGTTCGAACTGATGGGTACGTTCACGCCCAATCCGTCCGATTCGATCCTCAAGGCGCGCGACAAGCTGCGCTGCCACCAGCTGCTCGCCGCGCAGGGCCTGGGCCTGCCGGCCACGGTGTTCGGCGACAACCCCGACGACACCAGCGACCTGCTCGCGATGCTCGGCCCCACGCCGCACGTCATCAAGCTCAACGAAGGCACGCAGGGCGCGGGCGTGATGCTCACGGAAAAACTGTCGGCGTCGCGCAGCGTGATCGAAGCGTTGCGCGGCCTGTACGCCAACTTCCTGGTGCAGGAGTTCGTCGCCGAAGCGAAGGGCGCGGACCTGCGGTGCTTCGTCGTCGGCGGCAAGGTCGTCGCCACGATGAAACGCCAGGCACCGAAGGGCGATTTCCGTTCCAACCTGCATCGCGGCGGCACCGCGAAGGCGGTGACTGCAACCGCGGCCGAGGAAGACACCGCCATCCGGGCGGCGAAGCTCCTCGGGCTGGGGGTGGCGGGCGTGGACCTGATCCGGTCCCAGCGCGGGCCGCTGATCCTGGAGGTCAACGCGTCCCCGGGCCTGGAAGGCATCGAGGCCGCCAGCGGCGTCGATATTGCAGGGAGCATCATCGAATGCGTGGCGATCGGCGGCAAAAAGCCGACAACGCACGCGGGCCGGGGTCTCCTGCGCCAAGCGTGA
- a CDS encoding branched-chain amino acid transaminase, with product MTMRYPEWIWHNGSIKPWADATTHVMSHAIHYGSSVFEGVRSYDTPNGPAIFRLTDHTRRLFASARIYEMGIPYMVDDINAACRAVLKKNDLGKAYLRPVAFRGLGGFGLSADTPTDVAVAAWQMGAYLGEGVLEEGIDACVSSWQRFAPNTIPAGAKAGGNYLSGQLVAREARRLGFGEGIALASTGLLSEGAGENLFLVFEGQLHTTPVSAALLNGITRNTLIRLAKDNGIEVVERDIPREYLYLCDELFMCGTAAEITPIRSVDGRQVGAGRAGPVTRRMQELFFGLFDGRTPDKYGWLELVG from the coding sequence ATGACGATGCGCTACCCCGAATGGATCTGGCACAACGGATCGATCAAGCCGTGGGCCGACGCCACCACGCACGTCATGTCGCACGCGATCCACTACGGGTCGTCGGTGTTCGAAGGCGTGCGCAGCTACGACACGCCCAACGGTCCGGCGATCTTCCGCCTCACCGACCACACGCGCCGCCTGTTCGCGTCGGCGCGCATCTACGAGATGGGCATCCCGTACATGGTCGACGACATCAACGCCGCGTGCCGCGCGGTGCTGAAGAAGAACGACCTCGGCAAGGCCTACCTGCGCCCGGTCGCGTTCCGTGGCCTCGGCGGTTTCGGCTTGTCGGCGGATACGCCCACCGACGTCGCGGTCGCGGCGTGGCAGATGGGGGCGTACCTCGGTGAAGGCGTGCTCGAAGAAGGCATCGATGCATGCGTGTCGAGCTGGCAGCGTTTCGCGCCGAACACCATCCCCGCGGGCGCGAAGGCCGGCGGCAACTATCTGTCGGGCCAACTGGTCGCGCGCGAAGCGCGTCGCCTGGGCTTCGGCGAAGGCATCGCGCTGGCCTCCACGGGCCTGTTGAGCGAAGGCGCCGGCGAAAACCTGTTCCTCGTCTTCGAAGGCCAGCTGCACACCACGCCGGTCAGCGCCGCGCTGCTCAACGGCATCACGCGCAACACGCTGATCCGCCTGGCGAAGGACAACGGCATCGAAGTCGTCGAGCGCGACATCCCGCGCGAATACCTCTACCTGTGCGACGAGCTCTTCATGTGCGGCACGGCGGCGGAAATCACGCCGATCCGTTCGGTCGACGGGCGCCAGGTCGGCGCAGGCCGCGCGGGCCCGGTGACGCGTCGCATGCAGGAATTGTTCTTCGGCCTGTTCGATGGCCGCACGCCAGACAAGTACGGCTGGCTCGAACTCGTCGGCTGA
- a CDS encoding sensor histidine kinase gives MPPAEPVRRPARRYRRQLRSRIILSFVLLGFGLTALFAYSVDKVRNQVEDKLVVDLMNRNIDLYAQQYARDPQNPSLPVDQIRAFAFTPDKFESVREQQPQWYELPDGIHGLSGTDDTGQPFSYKLAVRKTPQVWFFLAYDMTQTMRGQEQFNRAIYGAVIVFTLLSLLVGWWAASRVMSPVSELANRLKDSGRSAEPVSLAAHFPNDEVGQLAAALDDYAARLTEVVQRDREFNADVSHELRTPLAVIRGATELLLSRPELDERMQARLRRIQRAEQQCTDLISALLLLSRNERGHGICDVGKVAEQLLDMHRAQLGGKPLVLRMEGEGGLIVDAPDAAVAVALGNLIGNAVKYTHEGDVVVRMAPDSVDVIDSGPGLTAEEAARLFERGYRGTHAEHSQGAGIGLSIVRRLCALYGWDVRVVPGAERGVIATLRFKPA, from the coding sequence ATGCCACCAGCTGAACCTGTCCGGCGGCCTGCACGCCGCTACCGGCGGCAACTCCGCAGCCGCATCATCTTGTCGTTCGTCCTGCTCGGGTTCGGGCTGACGGCGCTGTTCGCCTATTCGGTGGACAAGGTGCGCAACCAGGTCGAAGACAAGCTCGTCGTCGACCTGATGAACCGCAACATCGATCTCTACGCGCAGCAGTACGCGCGCGATCCGCAGAACCCGAGCCTGCCCGTCGACCAGATCCGCGCGTTCGCGTTCACGCCCGACAAGTTCGAGAGCGTGCGCGAGCAGCAACCGCAGTGGTACGAACTGCCCGACGGCATCCACGGCCTGAGCGGCACCGACGACACCGGCCAGCCGTTCTCCTACAAGCTCGCGGTGCGCAAGACGCCGCAGGTGTGGTTCTTCCTCGCCTACGACATGACGCAGACGATGCGCGGGCAGGAACAGTTCAACCGCGCGATCTACGGCGCGGTGATCGTGTTCACCCTGTTGTCGTTGCTGGTCGGCTGGTGGGCGGCGTCGCGCGTCATGAGCCCGGTGTCGGAGCTCGCCAATCGCCTGAAGGATTCGGGCCGCAGCGCGGAACCCGTGTCGCTGGCCGCGCATTTCCCGAACGACGAAGTGGGCCAGCTCGCCGCCGCGCTCGACGACTACGCCGCGCGCCTGACCGAAGTCGTGCAGCGCGACCGCGAGTTCAACGCCGACGTCAGCCACGAACTGCGCACGCCGCTGGCCGTGATCCGCGGCGCGACGGAGCTGCTGCTGTCGCGGCCCGAACTCGACGAACGCATGCAGGCGCGCCTGCGCCGCATCCAGCGCGCCGAACAGCAATGCACCGACCTGATCAGCGCGCTGCTGCTGCTCTCGCGCAACGAGCGCGGGCACGGCATCTGCGACGTGGGCAAGGTCGCCGAACAACTGCTCGACATGCATCGCGCGCAGCTGGGCGGCAAGCCGCTGGTGCTGCGCATGGAAGGCGAGGGCGGATTGATCGTGGATGCGCCCGACGCCGCCGTCGCGGTGGCGCTGGGCAATTTGATCGGCAACGCGGTGAAGTACACGCACGAAGGCGACGTGGTGGTGCGCATGGCGCCCGATTCGGTCGACGTCATCGACTCCGGCCCGGGCCTGACGGCCGAAGAAGCCGCACGCCTGTTCGAACGCGGCTATCGCGGCACGCACGCCGAGCATTCGCAGGGCGCGGGCATCGGCCTGTCGATCGTGCGCCGCCTGTGCGCGCTCTACGGTTGGGACGTGCGCGTGGTGCCGGGCGCGGAGCGCGGCGTGATCGCCACGCTCCGGTTCAAACCCGCGTGA
- the trmB gene encoding tRNA (guanosine(46)-N7)-methyltransferase TrmB has translation MSDPTDKKPFTAEPGQRKVRSFVLRQGRFTPAQQRAFDEQWPRFGLDYTGAPRDFDAAFGRHAPRVLEIGFGNGEALRFAAAQDPSRDIIGIEVHAPGVGRLLNALAADDARNVRLFHHDAVEVLTHEIADASLDEVRIYFPDPWHKKRHNKRRLVNPGFAALLVSKLAPGGRLHLATDWQDYAEQMWDVLDATPGLVNRAGPRGTVPRPEWRPQTHFETRGQKLGHGVWDLLYDTERQGDSGA, from the coding sequence ATGTCCGACCCGACCGACAAGAAGCCCTTCACCGCCGAACCCGGCCAGCGCAAGGTCCGCAGCTTCGTGCTGCGGCAGGGGCGCTTCACGCCCGCGCAGCAGCGCGCGTTCGACGAACAGTGGCCGCGCTTCGGCCTGGATTACACCGGCGCGCCGCGCGATTTCGACGCCGCCTTCGGCCGGCATGCGCCGCGCGTGCTGGAGATCGGCTTCGGCAACGGCGAGGCCCTGCGCTTCGCCGCAGCGCAGGATCCTTCGCGCGACATCATCGGCATCGAAGTGCATGCGCCCGGCGTCGGCCGCCTGCTCAACGCGCTCGCCGCCGACGATGCACGCAACGTCCGCCTGTTCCACCACGACGCGGTGGAAGTGCTTACCCACGAGATCGCCGATGCGAGCCTGGACGAGGTGCGCATCTACTTCCCGGATCCCTGGCACAAGAAGCGCCACAACAAGCGTCGCCTGGTGAACCCCGGGTTCGCCGCGTTGCTGGTGTCGAAACTCGCGCCCGGGGGGCGCTTGCACCTCGCCACCGATTGGCAGGACTATGCCGAGCAGATGTGGGACGTGCTGGATGCCACGCCGGGCCTGGTGAATCGCGCCGGTCCCCGCGGCACCGTACCGCGGCCCGAATGGCGTCCCCAGACGCATTTCGAGACGCGCGGCCAGAAGCTCGGGCACGGCGTGTGGGACCTTCTTTACGACACGGAACGCCAAGGGGATTCGGGCGCGTGA
- a CDS encoding ATP-dependent zinc protease family protein has protein sequence MAAARVVLGWREWLALPALGISAIRAKLDTGARSSCLHVDAQWRFVEGGAPWTGFRISTGVHGDQVIESAAPVHDERDVVDSSGNRSRRVFLRTPMRLAGVERIVEINLADRRGMLFPMLVGRTSLARAFVIDPARSFLHGRAFPGTAHPSTMSDRPFP, from the coding sequence ATGGCCGCCGCGCGAGTCGTCCTCGGTTGGCGCGAATGGCTGGCGCTGCCCGCGCTGGGCATCAGCGCGATCCGCGCCAAGCTCGACACCGGTGCGCGCAGCAGTTGCCTGCACGTCGACGCGCAGTGGCGCTTCGTCGAAGGCGGCGCGCCGTGGACCGGATTCCGCATCAGCACCGGGGTGCACGGCGACCAGGTGATCGAATCGGCCGCGCCCGTGCACGACGAGCGCGACGTGGTCGATTCCAGCGGCAACCGCAGCCGGCGCGTGTTCCTGCGCACGCCGATGCGGCTGGCCGGCGTGGAACGCATCGTGGAGATCAACCTCGCCGACCGGCGGGGCATGCTGTTCCCGATGCTGGTTGGCCGTACTTCGCTGGCGCGCGCGTTCGTCATCGATCCGGCACGTTCTTTCCTGCACGGTCGCGCTTTCCCCGGAACCGCGCACCCTTCCACGATGTCGGACCGCCCATTCCCATGA
- a CDS encoding response regulator transcription factor, whose translation MRILVIEDNQDIAANLGDYLEDRGHTVDFAADGVTGLHLAVVHDFDAIVLDLSLPGLDGLEVCRKLRNEARKQTPVLMLTARDSLDNKLAGFDSGADDYLIKPFALQEVEVRLNALARRGRGVQTRVLNVGDLEYNLDTLEVRREGKLLQLNPTALKILQSLMEASPAVVTRQELETRVWGEELPDSDSLRVHIHGLRSVVDKPFETPLIQTRHGIGYRIAAPDATS comes from the coding sequence ATGCGCATCCTCGTCATCGAAGACAACCAGGACATCGCCGCCAACCTCGGCGACTACCTCGAGGATCGCGGCCACACCGTCGACTTCGCCGCCGACGGGGTCACGGGCCTGCACCTGGCGGTGGTGCACGACTTCGACGCCATCGTGCTCGACCTCAGCCTGCCGGGCCTCGATGGCCTGGAGGTCTGCCGCAAGTTGCGCAACGAAGCGCGCAAGCAGACGCCGGTGCTGATGCTCACCGCGCGCGATTCGCTGGACAACAAGCTCGCCGGCTTCGATTCGGGCGCCGACGACTACCTCATCAAGCCCTTCGCGCTGCAGGAAGTGGAAGTGCGCCTCAACGCGCTGGCCCGTCGCGGCCGCGGCGTGCAGACGCGCGTGCTCAATGTCGGGGACCTCGAATACAACCTCGACACGCTCGAAGTGCGCCGCGAAGGCAAGCTGCTGCAACTCAATCCCACGGCGCTGAAGATCCTGCAGTCGCTGATGGAAGCCTCCCCGGCGGTGGTGACGCGCCAGGAACTCGAGACCCGCGTGTGGGGCGAGGAGCTGCCCGATTCGGATTCGCTGCGCGTGCACATCCACGGCCTGCGTTCGGTCGTCGACAAGCCGTTCGAAACGCCGCTGATCCAGACGCGCCACGGCATCGGCTACCGGATCGCCGCACCCGATGCCACCAGCTGA